A stretch of Lathyrus oleraceus cultivar Zhongwan6 chromosome 6, CAAS_Psat_ZW6_1.0, whole genome shotgun sequence DNA encodes these proteins:
- the LOC127096694 gene encoding uncharacterized protein LOC127096694 produces MRTGLKNNIAYSFFDPEIGVLKDMIALITPDHVGMFRESYGGILKMVFRLTDCDRSAIHTLLQFYDPGLRCFVFPDYLLGPLMEDYVSILGIQIRDQIPFHVTRAEPDVLGISRALYLSPEMVKEGLKEKGKLPGFHLSFLEANAKEHAAVGNWKTVCALIAVSIYGIVLFPNQKNFVDHNAIRLFMQRNPIPTLIGDVYYSVHNRNEKRRGGLVRCCSQLLFRWFMGYLPSRGAFVQIDPSVKWSFRLMGLRADDIAWTHNGLAGQDFICSCGSLPNVPLVGVQGCINYNPMLLRRQMGFAIEGPPLGREIQESFYFPIDGNQTKLRQVLDEWRDIQRRGKVPYGKVNCRYFPLFEDWLRKRIESTFLPFPGGDSVCPRIEGPSSSVSMEEFLEMKRARDQLLAEKAELEMTVARIQTSNQEMKVKMEDQDKRHALEAKRFEMDTTYYGKISQALASSNKEHDITKEKLFRASKVIEDEKRRQILAKEQRDERARVLAAEWEAEKAKIRAERDHYLAERDHYFRQMKIHQKEVGRLQQENTELRFAAEFARMEDEIGPPAGPSSS; encoded by the coding sequence atgaggaccggtttgaagaacaacattgcttacagtttctttgatccagagattggtgtgctcaaggatatgatagcattgattactcctgaccatgtgggaatgtttagagagtcatacggcggtattctgaagatggttttcagactcactgactgcgacaggagcgccatccacactcttcttcagttctatgaccctgggttgaggtgtttcgtttttccagactatctgttgggacctctgatggaggattatgtcagcatcctgggtattcagatccgtgatcagattccttttcatgtcaccagagcagagccagatgtccttggaatttcacgtgctctttatttgagtccggaaatggtcaaggaaggtttgaaggaaaaaggaaagctacccgggtttcatttgagtttcttggaggccaatgccaaggaacatgctgctgtgggtaactggaagacggtctgtgctctgattgctgtgagcatttatgggattgtgttgtttcctaaccagaagaattttgtggaccataatgctatcagattgtttatgcagagaaaccctattcctaccctgattggagatgtctactattcagtgcataacaggaatgagaagaggcgtgggggtctggtcagatgctgctctcagttgctctttagatggttcatggggtatttgccttcccgaggtgcttttgttCAGATTGACCCtagtgtcaagtggtccttccgattgatgggtctgcgggctgatgacattgcttggactcataatggtttagCTGGTCAGGACTTCATCTGCAGTTGcgggagtttacctaatgtgcctttagtgggagttcagggttgcattaattacaacccgatgcttctccggagacagatggggtttgctatagagggtcctcctctcgggcgagagattcaggagtccttctatttcccgattgatggtaaccagaccaagttgaggcaggtattggacgaatggcgagatatccagaggaggggtaaggttccttatggcaaagtcaactgccggtattttccactatttgaggattggttgcggaagaggattgagtcTACATTTCTACCGTTTCCTGGAGGTGACTCTGTGTGTCCTAGGATcgagggtccaagttcttctgtcagcatggaagaattccttgagatgaagagggctAGAGATCAGTTACTTGCGGAGAAAGCGGAGTTagagatgactgttgctcggattcagacaTCCAACCAAGAGATGAAAGTAAAGATGGAAGATCAGGACAAGCGGCATGCCTTGGAGGCCAAACGCTTCGAGATGGATACAacctactatgggaagatcagccagGCCTTAGCATCATCTAAcaaggagcatgacatcaccaaggagaagctgttcagagcatcgaaggtgattgaggatgagaagaggaggcaaatccttgcCAAGGAACAGAGAGATGAGAGAGCCAGAGTTcttgctgcagagtgggaagcggagaaggcaaagatcagggctgagagagatcattaccTAGCTGAGAGAGAccattacttcaggcagatgaagattcatcagaaggaagttggaagactacagcaggagaacaccgagctcaggttcgccgcagagttcgcgaggatggaagatgagatagggccacctgcgggaccctcatctagctag